DNA sequence from the Nicotiana tomentosiformis chromosome 3, ASM39032v3, whole genome shotgun sequence genome:
GATCCTTACCTCACCCTGAGTCCTACTCAAGACGAAGTACTTGCCGTCCCCAACCCAAAAGGGATGAGGGATAATGTGAAGGCTTGTCAAGTTACAAAAATGCCATAATTGTTGAACACGAAACCACTTCCTTAATCCTCCTTGTTATGTAATATGCTCGATCAACCCATATAAGGCTCCTGCATTTACCTATACAATACAACTCTGCATATATACAAGCAATACGATTGGTTGATTTTGTTAAGTTATATTCCaaagtttcaatgatgacaatgTTCACTTACCTTGGTTTGCAGGAATCGAAATCATCACAAGGAAAGAATACTAATGAGAAGCTGTCCAAAGATGTGATTGCTGAATTAATGGACAAGAAGAAGGAATCAAATTTTAGCACATCCATTCAGCCCCAATCAACGGAAATCAGATTACAAATCAATGAGCTATTGCCAGCAAATATTCAGTATCCTTAATTAAGCTCAATTGTAGGCTTGAATGTCTCGTCAATGTAAGCATGTGACAAGGAAAGTCACGATCGAATCCGGTCCCTCCCGTGAGCAAGATTCGAAGAGGCACCCCTTGGGACAAATCCCTTTGAAGATCCCGTGCCTCTATTTTCGGTCAAGGCTCAACGACTCTCTTCTCTTCTATAAGAAATCCACTAAGATCAAATGGAAGACTTGCGTAACTACACACATTGTTTTCTAAGTCTCTCTACTTCTTAGCCTAAACACTGTAATCCTCAGTTTATCAGTATCTCAAAAgataggaagaattagaacacaaaagagagttgtgtcaTTATTCAGAATTCATTGTTGCTATACTTCGTTGGTGGTGAACGAATCAAAACCATCCGTATTGTAATACTTTAAAGATTTAAAGGGAACCCTTGTTACCCAAGGAAAACTGGATGTAAGTACCACACCGGTAGCGAACCAGTATAAAATCGTTGTGTGTTATTCACTTTACATTTACTGTTTTTCTTACATTCTGCTCTTAATCTAGTCAACTAAAATCATCGTTAGTCGACTATTTTTTAGTAGACCACAATTCACCCCCTCCCCCTTGTAccttcaattggtatcagagcgaggCTCACAATCTATACTTAACAGATGGTGAGAAAAAGATCATGGGATCTAACACTGTTGTTGGTGCACTATTTCAAGAATGAACCTCTCAGGTTCGACCTCCTTATTTCAACGGACAACACTTTTCTCATTGGAAAGTGCGTATGGAAACATACACGATGTCATATGACATTAAAATTTGTCGTGTGATCCAAAAAGGGAAATCTTCCAATCCCACCAAAGAAGGATGCAAATGGTCAAGTCATCGTATCAACTGATCCTCTTGACTTAGATGACTACACTGATGAACAAGCTGTTGTCATAACTGTAAATGCCAAAGAAAAAAATCTATTGTACAATGCTATCAGAGGAGAATAGTATGAAAAGACATCAAGTTGTGAAACAGCCAAAGAAATGTGGGACAAACTGGAGGTCACGTACGAAGGAACCAACAAATTGAAAGAAACAAGGATCAATCTTTTGGTTCGAGACTACGATCTATTTCAAATGAAGGATGGAGAATCAGTGGAAGAGATGTTCTCCAGGTTCAGCAAAATTCTTGGAGATCTAAAGTCCTTTGGCAGACCTATCAAAAGTGGTGAACAGGTTAGAAAAATTGTCAGGAGTTTGCCTACCATTTGGCAGTCAAAAGTCATCGCTTTGGAATGTCAGGATCTTGATAAAATTTCCTACGATGAACTCAGAGGTGATCTAATTGCTTTTGAGAAAACTCACTTGGATATACAAAttcaagaaaagaagaaaactgTTGCCTTTAAGGCAACTGTGGCTGAACTAGAAAATGAAAAAGGAGAAGAAGGAGGAGAACAAGATGAAAACATTGCCATGCTCTATCACTTGGATATACAAAttcaagaaaagaagaaaactgTTGCCTTTAAGGCAACTGTGGCTGAACCAGAAAATGAAAAAGGAGAAGAAGGAGGAGAACAAGATGAAAACATTGCCATGCTCTATCAAGTTGTAACAAGCATGATGAGGAAAAACAGAAATAGCAGAAGAGGGAAGCCTAACTTCAGGAAAGGAAGGATAAACAATAAAACTGATAAAAATGATGGAAGGTGCTACGAATGTGGAAAGTTTGGTCATATTCAAGCTGATTGTCCTGAACTAAATAAGAAACTCAGCAGAAACATGCAAAAGAAGAAATACTTCGGAGCATGGAGTGATGAAGAAGAGTCTGATCATGAGGAAGTTGCTAATATATGTTTCATGGCTATAAATGAAAATGAAGATTTAGGGGAGCTTGGACTAATGGCAGATGGAGATGATAAGGAAGACAACTAAAGAGAACTTGGCCTTATGGCAGACGAAGGAACTAGTAAGGTACATCTTCCCACATGTCCTAATTGTTATGAACTTCAAGAATTTGTTGATATTGCTCTTGCAGATATCGAAAAAGTTGTGAATGAACTTAGAAAGATCaagagagaaaagaaagactGGGCCCTGAAACTGGAAGTATGTGAAATTGAGTGTGATATGCTACAGGATGAAGTTAATGAGCTTCAACTTCAATTGAATGGATTGCAAAAATCCACCAGTCACAGCTCAGTCAAATCAAATCAGACTACTCATCACAAACATAAATTTCTTGCATGTTCCTTTTGTGGTAAAAATGGCCATAGTACTAACCAATGCAGGAACAAAATTAGAGCAGAAAAAGGTTCTGGAAACTCTAATAGTACTATGTTTTATTGTGGTAAAAGGGGTCATACCTCAAATTATTGCAGGTTCAAGGATAACAGGAGATGGGTCTGGAGACCTAAATCTTCAAATCAAGCTAACACTCAGCATTCTAACCATTCAGGACCCAAGcaggcttgggtacctaaaaacaAGTAACTTTGTTTTGTAGGAACACCGCAAGAAGAATCGAAAAGGAAGATGGTATCTCGACAGCGTGTGTTCCAGACATATGACTGGTGGCAAACAATTGTTCAAATCAGTCACCAAACTAGATGGAGGAACAGTTACATTTGGAGACAAATCCAAAGGAAATGTAATTGGTGTTGGAAAAGTTCCTCTGAGCTCAACATGTGATGTAGATGAAGTCTACCTGGTTGATGAACTCAGCTATAATCTTCTCAGTATTAGTCAACTATGTGACAATGACTATGAGGTTCGTTTTAAGAAACATGGCTGGTTAATAGAAGACGAATCAGATAAAATCATTCTTTCAGGCAATAGAGATAGAAATGTCTATACTATCAGCAATTTAGATAATCTTGGAGATAAAATTTGTCTTACTTCCATGATTGATGATCCCTAGGTCTGGCATCGAAAACTTGGTCATGCCAGCATGCATTCTATTCAAAAGTTTTCTAAACATGATCTTGTAATCGGTCTTCCAAAACTAAATTTCACAAAGGATCATAtatgtgatgcatgtcaactaGGAAAACAAACTTGCTCTTCtttcaaaattaaaaatattgtttCCACCTCCAAACCTCTTCAATTATTGCATATGGATTTATTTGGTCCAACTAGAACTGCTAGCATAGGTGGTAGGAAATATGCTTTTGTCATTATAGATGATTTCTCTAGATTTACCTGGGTTATGTTTCTAAGTCACAAAGATGATGCtctaaagaattttgaagttttctgTAAGAAGGTTCAACGAGAAAAGGGATACTACATATCTACTATCAtaagtgatcatggaggagaatttaAAAGCAGAGCTTTTGAAAATATTTGCAACGATCAAGGAATCTCTCACAACTTCTCTTCACCAATATCACCGCAGCAAAATGGAGTAGTAGAGCGTAAGAATAGAACTTTATAAGACATGGCAAGAACCATGATTGTGAAAAATTCCTTACCTCatcacttctgggcagaagctgtgagTACAGCATGCCACATCATCAACAGGTGTCTGATTTGACCAATCCTCAAAAAGACTCCTTATGaactatggaatggtaagaaATCCAATATCAGCTACTTTCACCCTTTTGGATGTAAATGCTTTATCCACAATAATGGAAAGGACAATTTGGGTAAGTTTGATCCTAAGAGTGATGAAGGTATATTTCTTGGATACTCTCCTTCAAGTAGAGCATATAGATTTTACAATAAAAGAACTTTATgaattgaagaatcaattcaTGTTGTTTTTGTTGATACTAACCCTCACCCAAGGAATGAAAAAATTcctgaagatgaggaaatctcGTTTGTCCCTAAATCTGTTATTGTAGGAAAGGATCATCAAAGTGAGTCAGTTGTTCAACAGACTCAACTAGCTAAAGAGCCCGCAGAAAATCTCGAACTGTCTCCAGCAGATCAGTCGACTAATGTAGAAAGAGAACCTTCCTCAAGCACTCCAAATGAATGGAAAAGTGAACCTGGCTATCTTCACAAATTCATTATAGGAGATCCACAGGAAGGAATCACTATAAGAAGGTCACAGAAGAACAAATTTCATGTGGCTCTTATTTCTCAACTTGAGCCAAAAAAAAGTGGATTAAGCTCTCAAAGATACTCACTGGATAAGGGCTATGAAAGAGGAACTagatcaatttgaaagaaataaagtatGGGAATTGGTTCCCAGACCTTCAAACTCATCCATCATTGGAACTAAGTGGGTATTCAGAAACAAATTGAATGAATCAGGTCAAGTGGTTCGAAATAAAGCAAGATTGGTTGCTCAAGGATACTCTCAGCAAGAAGGaatcgactatgatgaaacctttgcgccTGTAGCAAGACTCAAATCCATACGAATATTACTTGCTTTCGCTGCTCACAAAGGATTCAAGCTATTTCAAATGGATATTAAAAGTGTGTTCCTAAATGGCCAcatctctgaagaagtatatgtgAAGCAACCACCAGGATTTGCAAGCGTCACCTTTCCTGATCATGTATACAGGCTGACTAAAGCTTTGTACAGTCTCAAACAAGCTCCTCATGCTTGGTATTAAAGGTTAATCTCTTTTCTTCTAAATCAAGGGCTCAAAAGAGGTAATATCGATACAACTCTTTTTATTAAGCATTCTAGTTCAGGTAATCTTATTACTCaaatttatgttgatgatattatttttggtagtCCTAACTCTGTTCTATGTGAAGATTTTTCTCTTTCTATGAAAGGAGAAttcgaaatgagcatgatgggagaactGACATTCTTTCTCGGACTTTAAATCAAACAGTCTCCTAAAGGAATTTTCATTAGCCAAACCAAGTACACTAAGGAGCTTATCAAAAAGTTTGTCATGGAAAATGCTAAGTCAATCGGCACTCCAATGAGTCCAACAACAATGCTCGATGAAGACAACAATGGAAAAAAGGTTGATGAAACCATGTATAGAGGAATGATTAGATTCTtattatatctcactgctagtcgACAAGATATTATTTTCAGTGTGTGCATATGTGCAAGATTTCAGTCAACTCCTAAGGAATCCCATCTCACTGCTATTAAATGAATTATTAGATATCTAATTGGTACCTCTGAGCTAGGATTATGGTATGACCGTTCTAACAATTTTGCTCTAAGAGGCTTTTCAGATGCAGATTTTGCAGGTGGCAAGATtgatagaaaaagcacaagtGGCACGTGTCAACTCTTGAGAAATGCATTAGTATCTTGACATAGCAAGAAACAAAATTGTGTTGCCCTATCAACGACTGAAGAAGaatatttagatattggaagatgtTGTACACAAGTTCTATGGATTATGCATCAACTTCTCGACTATGATTTAACCCTTACCTCTACTCCTATATTTTATGATAATACCAATGCtatttatttatcaaaaaatTATGTGCATCATTCTAGAGCAAAGCATATAGAAATTAAGCATCATTTTATCCGTGATCATGTCGCTAAAGGTGATATTGTTTTAGAATTTATTAGTACTGATTCTCAACTtgctgatatttttacaaaaccaCTTTTGGAAGAAAGATTTTGTTTTCTTTAAAAAAAGATTGGCATTGTGCCAAATTTGTAAAACAAATCTTTTACCGTgttctaaaatattttatttccttaagtATGTGTGGtttaattaattttcttgtaAGTGTAATAATTGCTTCTTCATCAGTACCGCCGATCAGTCTCTTCAGAAGCATCACTTCCTTCTGAACCCGCCTTTTCCTTTAACCGAAGTGACCTTTCGTTCCTCCCAAAAAGTACCGATAAAAACCCTTCCTTCCTTGTTACTCTTTCCATTCTCACCATGGCCAAAAGAAACCCCTCTTATTCCACTGGAACCAGACGCAACTGAAGATTTCAAAAACCCCTCAACACTGAAGAACCTGTAGACTTGGAGTCATCCATTGACTCAGATTTCCTCAAAACGGACAATGAGAGTagtgaatcttccgaaaatcctCCCATTAGCCTGAAAAAAGCAGGCAAAAGACCTATGGAGCAAACTCCCAAAAAGGCTGCATGCAAGAAAGGAAAAATGGAGAACACGGAATTTGGTCCTAAGGACAAATTAATCTTTTATGGCCCCAGTGAAAAAGCAAGGTTTGAGTCCTATAAGTCAAAATCTATGGCTTATGGACGCTCTGTAAGTCTCTCTCTCATGAAAAATCTACACTGTGATGTGACTGCTATATTTGATTTTCAGCATCTTTCTTCTCTGTTTGATACCATTGGAAACTCTGTTTATGAGGAACCAGTAAGGATGTTTTATGCAAACCTTTTTGTGAATGACAAAGATGATTTGGAATCTAAGTGTTAGGAACTAGAATTGTTTTGGATTCTTATCAATTTGAAAAGATTTTCTCCGCTAAGTTTAGTGGGTTTGATGTgtttgtgcaaaatttgtggcTAAAAGATTTTGAAGTTTCCTTTGAAGAAGCAAAAACCTTTTTGTCTGATAATCCTCCCGATACTGGTCCCAAGAACCTTAAGTTTGAACATCGTGTCTTGGCCCATATGATTGCTACTACTCTTCTTCCCAGAACTGGGTCCCTTAGCTCTTTGTCCACTAGAGATGTTTTTGTACTTTATTGTCTTGTTAACAATAAAAGACTAGATTGGTTTGTGTGGATTCGCCAATACATGCTTAAAAGTATCAGGGACATCTCTTTATCTGCTGCTTGTTTACCATATGGTCTTCTTATCTCACATATTCTCGAAGTCATGAAGGTAGATTTGGTACCCTTTACACCCAAGCACATTACCAGCACTTATGATAAGACACTTTTTCCATGATGGGGTACACCTTGGGTGATGATAGCTGGGTTAAGCGCGCCAAAGTTGAAAGCATTCCAGTGCCAACTGAAGTTCAAACTGAACAACCAGCTTCTCAGTCGACTGTCTCTCAAAATCTTCAGCAAATTCAGCACTATCTAGATCGAGTGAAACTGCTACTGGTTGAGATGAAGGAACAGGTAGACAAAATTAGGAAAGTTACTAAGGAGACATGTACAGATGTGGCTAAGCTGAGAATGGATATAGGAGCCACGCGGAGGCAAGGAACCAGGACATTCAATTCCATGAGTGAAAAGATGGATAATCtcctatgactccttctgcaccaAAGTGATAAACACTCTCAAGTACTTCCTGGGAAGATGTCAATGCGATTATGTGTGACGGTGTAACAAACAATATTCTTTTATGCTCTTGCTTGCTTGCTGGTGGTTTTAAATAAACTTTCTTTTGCTTGGGTATGTACAAATTATGCCTCTGCTGAAGGCACTACTTTTGCTGCACTACCTCCCTAGTGATTATGTATATTACTTCCTATATTACTTGTATTGTgtgcttttctttcctttttgattGATGTAAAAGGGGAGAAGAACAGTGTAGAGAAGTAAACCACTCAAGAGGAGACAACACTCATTCAGGGGGAGATGGAATCAACTCAGAGTGAGCAACTTAGAGGGTGAAATAAAAAGGGAAGTCTCATAATTAATGTTTACTCTATCTtgattgtcatcatcaaaaagggggagattgttaagTTATATTCCaaagtttcaatgatgacaatgTTCACTTATCTCAGTTTGCAGGAATCAAAATCATCAAAAGAAAAGAATACTAATGAGAAGTTATCCAAAGATGTGATTGCTGAATTAATGGACAAGAAGAAGGAATCAAATTTTAGCACATCCATTCGGCCTCAATCAAAGGAAATCAGATAACAAATCAAGTAGCTATTGCCAGCAAATATTCAGTATCCTTAATTAAGCTCAATTGTAGGCTTGAATGTCTCCTCAATGTAAGCCTGTGACAAGGAAAGTCACGATCAAATCCGGTCCCTCCCAAGAGCAGGATTCGAAGAGGCACCCCTTGGGTCAAATCCCTTTGAAGATCCCGTGCCTCTATTTTTGGTTAAGGCTCAACGGCTCTCTTCTCTCCTATAAAAAGTCTGCTAAGATCAAATGGAAGACTTGTGCAACTACACACATTATTTTCTAAGTCTCTCTACTTCTTAGCCTAAACACTATAATCCTCAGTTTATCAGTGTCTCAAAAgataggaagaattagaacataaaAGAGAGTAGTGTCATTATTCAGAATTCATTGTTGCTATACTTTGTtggtggttaacgaatcaaaaccATCTGTATTGTAATACTTTCAAGATCTAAAGGGAACCCTTATGACCCAAGGGAAACTGGATGTAAGTACCACACCAGTATCGAACCAGTATAAAATCGATGTGTGTTATTCACTTTACATTTACTGTTTATCTTACATTCTGCTCTTAATCTAGTCAACTAAAATCATCGCTAGTCGACTATTTTTTAATAGACCACAAttgatcccccccccccccctcccccttgTACCTTCAGATTTCGCCCTAAAAAATCCTAGGAGCAATACATAGACAGATTCTTGATTCGATTTTGGAAAATACGAAATATAAGAATTTTAGGACACCCTAAAAAATAGTTGTTACTCTGTTTAAGAAACTAATACTCCTAGTAACATTAGTTAGTCGTTCCTTTGATTCACAAGTGGTATAACTTGTGTAAAAAACACATATCATTCACGTATGATACAATAAAATGCAACGTTGTGAGTAATTAAGTATTTCTTGTATATCAATTTTACGTTGAATAATGAATAGTTCATTGTTATCAGCACAAGTTGTGATTTTCTCgcttttattttaaaaatgaaGAGAGTATTCCACAACCTAATTTTGCCCACCACATCTATCTGTTCTGTGTACTAAAAATTATTAATGTTCTGACTCATTTTATTCTATTTGATTTAGAATTGTTTGATGTGTCACCTCATTTTGTTATTCCATTTGATTTGTTTTTCATCCATCGTTTACAAAGCAAACGAACCTTTTATGTGAAAAGATTATAGTTGATTGGCACTTCTATTTGAAAGCCTAGTATAATGAACACTTGTATTGCGAAGACAAGAGACTGAAAGAGGAAAGACgaaaaaaaactaaaagaatgaaaaaatcaacaaaaaacAAATTATACATTTCTTTTTTATTAACAAAAAATCAGCCAAAGTAAGAAAAGGAATATATGATGGTTTAATTTCTTTTTCTATTCACTAAAAACAACTCAAATTGAACCACACGAACACGAGCATGAAGAGAGTTTAAACTTCCACAATTCCACTCTTGGATTATGTGTTGttaaatttctttcttttttttggacTAAGCGTTAATCTTCATTCAGAGTATCTTCCTAATCCATTTTAAATATAGTAAGAGGTTATTTTGATCAAACAATATCTTTTATTAAAATTTGCATTATCTCACTAATATTATGTTCGGTGTAATCCTTGCAAAAAATATGTGGTGAAAATGCAGACTTGATAATAGGTAAGTGCTTGTAAAATAGAGTTATAGAAAAGAGTGTTCAGTCCTATTAATTCCTTTCCTTTTGTAATAGGAATTAACAAGGATCATAGAGAAGTGGAACATAGAGGATTATAATATATCCGTTTCCGGCCTCCTTTTGGAAGCAAAATTATTATGCAGTAACGTACTTGTCGGATTAGTTGAGGTACGAGCAAGCTGATCTTAAATTACAGTAGAGAATGCTCTCTTTGGTTTTTAAATTGAACTTCATGCAAAACTTATAGAAACCTCCCTTATGTTAGCAGAGTGTGAGTATGTTAGTCGATTAAGGAGTTAATTGACCAAGTAGCATCTTTAGATATCCATGTTATCCGTATTCTAACTTTCTAAATATATTTAGTGATTAACCGATTATATAAAGGGAACTTTTAGCTAGATTAGCCTTTAGCCCAGAAACCTCAGACAAGTGGTTAAAAGCTCCCAACAATAACTGTATAGAAATTCTATTAGAAAAGATACAGCTTGTTGAAAAATATCTATGTATATAGGTTGCATTAATAAAGCTTAAATGCTTAGGTTGGTTACAACATCTACCCTTAAAGACAACCAGAAGTTGCTGGTCAGCCTTTGCAGCACAACCTTGTCATCATCTGTTGTTGTTGATCTTCTTCAGCATCCATTTGGACAACACTCAGATATATACATCTTCTAATATCCGATTTAACTCATCCGAGTTCATTATATCCCATGGATCCAAGCCGAGCACATCTTCGGGCACCTTCTTCGAATTTATTTGAGACATATAAGTCATGTGATCAGCCACTTCAGAGTAATTGCTGCGCATATCAGGCAGCACCGACTGATCAAAATTGAGCATGGTCGTGGCTTCAACAGAATGTTGCCCACAAGTATAAGCAGCATCTGTAGGTTCCGCTGCTGCTGCTAATGGCTCGACAATATCGACTGCTACATCAACCTCGGGTACACCATCCAATATCTGATTTAATTCGTCTAATTCCTTTCCACCCCATTGATACAAGTCATCAGGCGCATATGGTTCGGCCACTACTTGTAATGGTTCAACAACACTATTATTCATCACCATTGATTCTTGAAAAGCCATCGTTTCAGAGTGTTCCAAATTCTTGCACATATAATTATAATAATTTCTGCAATTGTTAGTAGCCAACAAGCCGTCAACAGAACTCGTTACCTCATCAGTTCCATCGGAAGTATTATTCAACGCCGTGATTGTGGAAGTTTCGGATGAACTGTTAACGTACATCAGCTTCTTGATGGCGCAGAGAACATAATCTCTACAGTCTTGGTCGAACTTGTGAAGAATAACCTTAGAAAGCTCGTACTCCTTCATCAGCCAATGTCCGTCTTTCTGATCTTCAGGGTAAAACTTTTTATTCTTGTAAGACAAACACGTCTTGGATCCAATATTAACCACTGAAGAtgtgtttcccatatttttgtagtGAACTGGTTTGTCCTTGGCATCCTGTTTCCAAGTTCCCTTGTTTTCGACAGCACGATGATACCTAGCGTTGCTTTTCTTCTTCAGCTTTGTGATAAAGTAGCGATAACTACTGTTGTCCTCATCATCACCACAGGGTACTCCGTTGTCGTAAATCTCCCAAGGTTCTTGTTTGCCATAGACATCAACGTTAGTGGTAATAAAACCAGAATCATGCATCTCTTTTCCAGCGACGAATCTCAACAAGAACATAAGTCCTTCTGAATCGGTGGGACGGAAACGGAAACCGTCCTCGAGCTTTAAGTGCTGATCCATGGAATAAACTCAACAAGAACGTAAGTAACTTGCTTGTTCAGAATAACAATGATTGAAACAGAACAAGGAAGAACAAGAATAGTATGAAAGAATGCAATAATCTGCATCTGAGAGGCAGGAAGGGAGAGTTTATGAGATTTTATAGGTTTTGTTTAGGAACTTAAGTGAGCAACAAGTAGGTTCGTTGGTTAGTTATGTTTCTTCCACCCAAAGTAACAATATGGcaattattttcattttttactAATAAATATGGAAAGTTTCCTAAGTATTCATGTGAATTTAACTAGGCACCAATTGAGTTTCTTTCGCTCAAAGTAACACTTTAAAAGACGGCTAATTTTTCTCTAAAAATAAAGGCTGTTCTTtttgaagaaaaaagaaaaagagaagaaatccTTTATTTTACAAACATATATGAAAACTTTTGACTTCAACGAAAATTAAAACACCAAATTGTGTTAATTCCAAAAGTAACTTAATGTATCCATCTTACAAAACATTAGAGTTAGTCATTTTTGTGTTGAACGAAATTCAATATGGAGTTAATTATTTCTAGCttaataaatattaattgaattttCTCGTTGAATTTACTGTAAACTAGATGACTTGTTGAATATCCTTTGCTGGAATATTCTTGACTCTTCTCTTTCACTATTTTACTGTAAACTTGATGACTTTAAGAACATTTCTTCATGTGATTCGTTGTACTAATAaactttctttttttcctttcattTCAGGAAactacgtagctactattaatttAAAAACAATTAGAGAAGAGTTGTGACTCCGTTTGACTCGTAATAATTTCATATATTATCTTCTATGACAAAAGGAAATTATGGCTAATTCGGCCTAATCTTTCACCACTTAAATGTATTTTATACTAAAATGAGTGATGTTAAAATCGTTATGCGCTAGTTAAATTCTTTTTGAATGTTGAGGAAAACTTTAATAAGGAAATACTAGTAAAGAAAATTCCACTTGTCGGTCTTACTGTCTAGGAGTAATAAGCACTTACATCCAATAAAAGTAGTATCatttagaaagaaaataaaaacaagGGAAAATGCATAAGTACATCTAAACTATGATCATATTTCCAACTACACACCTTTTTTTTTACTGGATCCTATTATCCCCCCAAAATATTTTAGAGTAGAATTATTTCCACCCTAAAGGCTTATGTGACACTGTGTGTATTTCACTCGCTCAAAGAGAGTGAGAAgagatttttttaattaaatatatactttcttactttttttttgtctttttctatAATAttcctttcttctcttctttacaTCAGGTTCCTTCGAACACAACATACGCTGACGACATCTGGGGAAAAATATTTGTCACCGAAAAACTTTTTCGTGCCGGAAAATATGAAGTCCTCGAAATTCCGACGACCGCttatattctttctttctttatttttctcttcCTCCCACACATAAATCACACTTTCAAGaaaaatttatacatatataaagCAAAGCACACTCAAATCTGGACCAAAAAATCTGTCATAGGAAAATATTTTCGCGTTAGAAAAAATGGAGTCCTTGAAATTCCGACGACCACCATTTTTCAacttatattttttctttctttctttttctcttcctcCCACACATAAATCACACTTTCAATAAGaatttatacatatataaagCAAAACATACTCAGATCTAGACAAAAAAAAATTGCACCGAAAAAATAGAGTCCTTGAAATTCCGACGACCACCATTTTTACGCCGCCCATAATCACTAGTGATATCCACCATCTAAAAATCCTGCACCACAATAGTCATTTAAAGGCCTCAAGCGAAGAATACTAGCAAATTGGAGTTTTAACAAGTTAGAGTTTTTAGGAATTATTTCATACATACCAAATGTTTCATCcatgaaagaagaaagaagactgTATG
Encoded proteins:
- the LOC138907339 gene encoding uncharacterized protein, whose product is MWDKLEVTYEGTNKLKETRINLLVRDYDLFQMKDGESVEEMFSRFSKILGDLKSFGRPIKSGEQVRKIVRSLPTIWQSKVIALECQDLDKISYDELRGDLIAFEKTHLDIQIQEKKKTVAFKATVAELENEKGEEGGEQDENIAMLYHLDIQIQEKKKTVAFKATVAEPENEKGEEGGEQDENIAMLYQVVTSMMRKNRNSRRGKPNFRKGRINNKTDKNDGRCYECGKFGHIQADCPELNKKLSRNMQKKKYFGAWSDEEESDHEEVANICFMAINENEDLGELGLMADGDDKEDN